A single region of the Bacteroides luhongzhouii genome encodes:
- a CDS encoding TolC family protein, whose protein sequence is MNKMKRLAGKKILLVAVALCAFGFAKAQDTQVEKNILTLTLDKALEIALDENPTIKVAAEEIALKKVASKEAWQSLLPEASIAGSLDHTIKAAEMKLNDMSFKMGQDGSNTANAGLSINLPLFVPGVYRAMSMTKTDIELAVEKSRASKLDLVNQVSKAYYQLMLAQDSYEVLQGSYKLAEDNYNVVNAKYQQGTVSEYDKISAEVQMRSIKPNLISAANAVTLAKLQLKVLMGITADVEIRINDNLTNYETVMFANQLREENVNLDNNTTMKQLDLNMKLLEKNIKSLKTNFIPTLSMSFSYQYQSLYNPNINFFNYNWSNSSNLMFNLSIPLYKASNFTKVKSARIQMRQLDWNRIDTERQLNMQIVSCRNNMSASTEQVVSNKENVMQAKKAVVIAEKRYDVGKGTVLELNSSQVSLTQAQLTYNQSIYDYLVAKADLDQVLGKE, encoded by the coding sequence ATGAACAAGATGAAAAGATTGGCAGGTAAGAAGATTCTTCTGGTAGCCGTGGCACTTTGCGCATTTGGTTTTGCAAAGGCGCAGGACACACAGGTGGAGAAGAATATACTAACCTTGACCTTAGACAAAGCCCTGGAAATTGCATTGGATGAGAATCCGACAATAAAAGTGGCAGCAGAAGAAATCGCTTTAAAGAAAGTTGCCAGTAAGGAAGCCTGGCAAAGTCTGTTACCGGAGGCTAGTATTGCCGGTTCATTAGACCATACCATTAAAGCGGCTGAAATGAAATTGAACGATATGTCGTTCAAGATGGGGCAAGACGGTTCGAACACCGCCAATGCCGGATTGAGTATTAATCTACCACTCTTTGTGCCGGGTGTTTATCGTGCTATGTCGATGACAAAGACAGATATTGAACTGGCAGTAGAGAAGTCACGCGCTTCCAAACTGGATCTCGTGAATCAGGTGAGCAAGGCTTATTATCAGTTGATGCTTGCGCAGGACAGCTATGAAGTGCTTCAAGGCAGTTATAAACTGGCAGAAGATAATTACAATGTAGTGAATGCCAAATATCAGCAGGGAACTGTGAGCGAATATGACAAGATCAGTGCGGAAGTGCAGATGCGCAGTATTAAACCGAACTTGATTTCGGCGGCCAATGCGGTGACTTTGGCTAAGTTGCAGTTGAAAGTCCTGATGGGCATCACAGCCGATGTGGAGATCAGGATTAACGATAATCTGACCAACTATGAAACGGTCATGTTTGCCAACCAGTTGAGGGAAGAGAATGTAAATCTGGACAACAATACCACCATGAAGCAGTTGGACCTGAACATGAAGTTGCTTGAAAAGAACATAAAGTCTTTGAAAACAAACTTTATACCGACTCTTTCAATGAGTTTCTCCTACCAATATCAATCACTGTATAATCCGAATATCAATTTTTTCAATTACAACTGGAGCAACAGTTCTAATCTGATGTTCAATCTTAGCATACCTTTATATAAAGCAAGTAACTTTACGAAAGTGAAATCTGCCCGTATACAGATGCGCCAGCTCGATTGGAACCGTATTGATACGGAAAGACAGTTGAATATGCAGATTGTCAGTTGTCGCAATAACATGAGTGCCAGCACAGAGCAGGTAGTCAGCAACAAGGAAAATGTGATGCAGGCAAAGAAAGCGGTAGTGATTGCTGAAAAACGTTATGATGTAGGTAAGGGTACAGTGCTCGAACTGAACAGTTCCCAAGTGTCGCTGACACAGGCGCAACTCACCTATAATCAGTCCATATACGATTACCTGGTTGCTAAGGCAGACCTCGATCAGGTTCTGGGAAAAGAATAA
- a CDS encoding TetR/AcrR family transcriptional regulator → MMTEHGKDASQRIELRERIITAATEAFTSKGIKSITMDDIAAALGISKRTLYEVFSDKESLLKECILKAQAERDKYLQKVFEESHNVLEVILAVFQKSIEMFHQTNKRFFEDIKKYPKVYEMMKNRQDSDSQKTMSFFKTGVEQGIFRPDVNFAIVNLLVREQFDVLLNTDICNEYPFIEVYESIMFTYIRGISTEKGAKVLEDFIQEYRKNRIAD, encoded by the coding sequence ATGATGACAGAGCATGGAAAAGACGCTTCTCAACGGATAGAGTTAAGAGAACGGATCATAACGGCGGCAACAGAAGCTTTTACTTCAAAAGGCATCAAGAGCATTACAATGGACGATATTGCGGCAGCATTAGGAATATCCAAACGTACGCTCTATGAAGTCTTTTCGGATAAAGAATCGTTGTTGAAAGAATGCATACTGAAGGCGCAGGCAGAAAGAGATAAGTACTTGCAGAAAGTCTTTGAAGAGTCGCACAATGTGTTGGAAGTGATACTTGCGGTCTTTCAGAAAAGTATCGAGATGTTTCATCAGACGAACAAACGCTTTTTTGAAGACATCAAGAAATATCCGAAAGTGTATGAGATGATGAAGAACCGGCAGGACAGCGATTCGCAGAAAACGATGTCCTTCTTCAAAACAGGAGTAGAGCAGGGCATTTTTCGTCCGGATGTGAACTTCGCCATCGTCAATTTGCTGGTACGAGAGCAGTTTGATGTACTTCTGAATACGGATATCTGCAATGAATATCCTTTTATTGAAGTGTACGAATCCATCATGTTTACTTATATACGCGGCATCTCCACCGAAAAAGGAGCAAAAGTACTGGAAGACTTTATACAAGAATATCGTAAGAACCGCATCGCAGATTAG
- the hutH gene encoding histidine ammonia-lyase, translated as MSKNVYHIGSGALTFEIIERIINENLKLELAPEAKLRIQKCRDYLDHKIASSDEPLYGITTGFGSLCTKNISPDELGILQENLIKSHACSVGEEIRPVIIKLMMLLKAHALSLGHSGVQVITVQRILDFFNNDVMPIVYDRGSLGASGDLAPLANLFLPLIGVGDVYYKGKKCEAISVLDEFGWEPVKLMSKEGLALLNGTQFMSANGVFAILKAFRLSKRADLIAALSLEAFDGRIDPFMDCIQQIRPHQGQIETGEAFRKLLAGSELIERHKEHVQDPYSFRCIPQVHGATKDAIRYVASVLLTEINSVTDNPTIFPDEDRIISGGNFHGQPLAISYDFLAIALAELGNISERRVSQLIMGLRGLPEFLVANPGLNSGFMIPQYAAASMVSQNKMYCYAASSDSIVSSNGQEDHVSMGANAATKLYKVMDNLEHILAIELMNAAQGIDFRRPQKTSPILERFLHAYRKEVPFVKDDIVMYKEIHKTVAFLKRTQIEY; from the coding sequence ATGAGTAAGAATGTATATCATATCGGTTCCGGAGCATTAACCTTCGAGATCATCGAACGAATTATCAACGAAAACCTGAAACTGGAACTAGCTCCTGAAGCCAAGTTGCGCATCCAGAAATGCCGTGATTACCTCGACCACAAAATAGCTTCTTCCGATGAACCGTTATACGGTATAACAACAGGTTTCGGCTCTTTATGTACCAAAAATATTTCTCCCGACGAACTCGGAATACTCCAGGAGAACCTCATAAAAAGCCATGCTTGCAGTGTAGGCGAGGAAATCCGCCCCGTCATCATCAAACTGATGATGCTTCTCAAAGCCCACGCCCTCTCATTGGGACATAGCGGCGTACAAGTAATCACCGTACAACGCATCCTTGACTTCTTCAATAATGACGTCATGCCCATCGTCTACGACCGCGGCTCCCTTGGAGCCTCCGGTGACCTCGCACCGCTTGCCAATCTTTTCCTCCCCCTGATCGGTGTCGGCGATGTCTACTATAAAGGAAAAAAGTGCGAAGCCATCAGCGTACTCGACGAATTCGGCTGGGAACCCGTCAAACTAATGAGCAAAGAAGGACTGGCCCTGCTTAACGGTACCCAATTTATGAGCGCCAACGGTGTATTTGCCATACTGAAAGCCTTCCGCCTCTCGAAAAGGGCCGACCTCATAGCTGCCCTTTCTCTCGAAGCCTTTGACGGCCGTATCGATCCGTTTATGGACTGCATCCAGCAAATCCGCCCCCATCAGGGACAGATTGAGACAGGCGAAGCCTTCCGTAAACTACTGGCCGGCAGCGAACTTATCGAACGCCACAAAGAACACGTTCAAGATCCCTACTCCTTCCGTTGCATCCCGCAAGTACACGGTGCCACGAAAGATGCTATCCGTTACGTTGCCTCCGTATTGCTGACCGAAATCAATTCCGTCACGGACAACCCCACCATCTTCCCCGATGAAGACCGGATCATCTCCGGCGGAAATTTCCACGGACAACCGCTTGCCATCTCTTATGACTTCCTTGCCATCGCTTTGGCCGAATTGGGAAATATCTCCGAACGCCGTGTCTCCCAACTGATTATGGGACTCCGGGGGCTGCCTGAATTCCTGGTTGCCAACCCCGGTCTGAACTCCGGCTTTATGATTCCGCAATATGCCGCCGCTTCGATGGTTAGCCAGAATAAAATGTACTGCTATGCGGCTTCGAGCGACTCCATCGTCTCTTCCAACGGACAGGAAGACCACGTAAGCATGGGCGCCAACGCCGCTACCAAACTCTATAAAGTGATGGACAATCTGGAACATATCCTTGCCATCGAACTGATGAATGCCGCACAAGGCATCGACTTCCGTCGTCCGCAGAAAACTTCCCCAATCCTTGAGCGTTTCCTCCATGCTTATCGGAAAGAAGTGCCTTTTGTGAAAGATGATATCGTGATGTACAAGGAGATACATAAAACAGTTGCCTTCTTGAAGAGGACACAGATTGAATACTGA
- a CDS encoding cyclodeaminase/cyclohydrolase family protein yields MLADLTVKDFLDKVACSDPVPGGGSIAALNGALASALSTMVARLTVGKKGYEVSEEVMQHAQTITLRLLDEFIALIDKDSAAYEEVFACFKLPKTTEEEKAARSAAIQEATKQAALVPLEVARKALDMMSVIADVARLGNRNAVTDACVAMMSARSAVLGALLNVRINLGSLKDREFVLQLQTEADTIEQTACRREKELLDAVNQDLRV; encoded by the coding sequence ATGTTAGCAGATTTAACCGTAAAAGATTTCTTAGATAAAGTTGCTTGCAGTGACCCTGTACCCGGTGGTGGTAGTATTGCCGCATTGAACGGAGCACTGGCTTCCGCCCTTTCCACGATGGTGGCACGGCTCACCGTCGGAAAAAAAGGATACGAAGTCAGTGAAGAAGTAATGCAACACGCACAAACAATTACTCTTCGTTTGCTGGATGAATTTATTGCGCTTATCGATAAAGACTCCGCTGCCTACGAAGAAGTTTTTGCCTGCTTCAAACTCCCTAAAACAACCGAAGAAGAGAAAGCCGCCCGAAGTGCCGCCATTCAGGAAGCAACCAAACAAGCCGCCCTCGTTCCATTGGAAGTAGCTCGCAAAGCCTTGGATATGATGTCCGTCATAGCAGATGTTGCCCGTCTGGGCAACCGCAATGCCGTCACAGATGCCTGCGTAGCCATGATGTCCGCCCGTTCTGCCGTATTGGGAGCCTTGCTGAACGTCCGTATCAACCTCGGTTCGCTCAAAGACAGAGAATTTGTCCTCCAGCTACAAACCGAAGCCGATACAATCGAGCAAACCGCCTGTCGGAGAGAAAAAGAATTGTTGGATGCCGTAAATCAAGACCTGCGCGTATGA
- the hutI gene encoding imidazolonepropionase has protein sequence MSENLIIFNARIVTPIGFSARKGEEMSQLQVIENGTVEVTKGVITYVGENRGEDRDGYYQHYWHYNARGHCLLPGFVDSHTHFVFGGERSEEFSWRLNGESYMSIMERGGGIASTVKATRQMNFLKLRSAAEGFLKRMSTMGVTTVEGKSGYGLDRETELLQLKVMRSLNNTEHKRVDIVSTFLGAHALPEEYAGRSDEYIDFLIREMLPLVRDGELAECCDVFCEQGVFSIEQSRRLLQAAKEHGFLLKLHADEIVSLGGAELAAELAALSADHLLHASDAGIRAMADAGVVATLLPLTAFALKEPYARGREMIDSGCAVALATDLNPGSCFSGSIPLTIALACIYMKMSIEETITALTLNGAAALQRADRIGSIEVGKQGDFIVLNSDNYHILPYYIGMNCVIMTIKGGMLYPVA, from the coding sequence ATGAGTGAAAACCTAATCATATTCAATGCCCGTATCGTAACCCCCATCGGCTTTTCCGCCCGTAAAGGAGAAGAAATGTCTCAACTGCAAGTCATAGAGAACGGAACCGTGGAAGTCACCAAAGGAGTCATCACCTACGTTGGTGAGAACCGTGGTGAAGACCGGGATGGTTACTATCAACACTACTGGCATTATAACGCTCGCGGACACTGCCTCTTGCCCGGCTTCGTTGATTCCCATACCCATTTTGTGTTTGGCGGAGAACGTTCCGAAGAATTCTCATGGCGTCTGAACGGCGAAAGCTATATGTCAATCATGGAGCGGGGAGGTGGAATTGCAAGTACCGTAAAAGCCACCCGACAAATGAACTTCCTAAAACTACGTTCAGCAGCCGAAGGTTTTCTGAAAAGAATGAGCACAATGGGTGTGACCACCGTAGAAGGTAAAAGCGGCTACGGGCTGGATCGTGAAACAGAATTATTACAACTAAAGGTAATGCGCAGCCTGAACAACACCGAGCATAAACGTGTCGATATAGTCTCCACCTTCCTAGGCGCTCATGCCCTTCCCGAAGAATATGCAGGAAGAAGTGACGAATACATCGACTTCCTGATTCGTGAAATGCTTCCCCTTGTTCGTGACGGCGAACTGGCAGAATGTTGTGATGTCTTTTGTGAACAAGGCGTTTTCTCTATCGAACAGTCCCGCCGCCTGCTTCAGGCAGCCAAGGAACACGGCTTTCTGTTGAAACTCCACGCTGACGAAATCGTCTCACTCGGTGGAGCCGAACTGGCAGCCGAACTGGCAGCATTGTCTGCCGATCATCTCCTGCACGCATCCGATGCCGGCATCCGTGCAATGGCCGATGCCGGAGTAGTAGCCACCCTGTTACCCTTGACCGCTTTTGCCTTGAAAGAACCCTACGCACGTGGTCGTGAAATGATTGACTCCGGCTGTGCGGTAGCACTTGCCACCGACTTGAATCCCGGCAGTTGTTTCTCCGGTTCTATCCCACTGACCATTGCTCTGGCCTGCATCTATATGAAAATGAGCATCGAAGAAACCATCACCGCCCTGACCCTGAACGGAGCTGCCGCCCTTCAGCGAGCCGACCGGATTGGAAGCATCGAAGTAGGCAAACAAGGCGATTTTATCGTCCTCAATTCCGACAACTATCATATCCTACCTTATTATATAGGTATGAATTGTGTAATCATGACTATTAAAGGTGGTATGTTATACCCCGTCGCTTAA
- the ftcD gene encoding glutamate formimidoyltransferase, with the protein MSWNKIIECVPNFSEGRDLEKIDQIVAPFRIKAGVKLLDYSNDEDHNRLVVTLVGEPEALYEAIVEAVGVAVRLIDLNQHTGQHPRMGAVDVIPFIPIKNTSMEEAVELSKKVAAKVAENYHLPVFLYEKSATAPHRENLASVRKGEFEGMAEKIKLPEWQPDFGPAERHPTAGTVAIGARMPLVAYNINLNTDNLEIATKIAKNIRHINGGLRYVKAMGVELKERNITQVSINMTDYTRTALYRAFELVRIEARRYGVTIVGSEIIGLVPMEALIDTASYYLGLENFSMQQVLEARIME; encoded by the coding sequence ATGAGTTGGAATAAAATTATTGAATGCGTACCCAATTTTAGCGAGGGACGCGATTTAGAGAAAATAGATCAGATAGTAGCCCCTTTCCGTATTAAGGCCGGAGTAAAACTGCTTGATTACAGTAATGATGAAGACCATAACCGTCTGGTTGTAACCCTTGTCGGTGAGCCGGAGGCTTTGTACGAAGCAATCGTTGAAGCGGTCGGTGTGGCTGTCCGTTTGATAGACCTGAATCAGCATACCGGGCAACATCCCCGTATGGGAGCGGTAGATGTTATCCCTTTTATCCCGATTAAGAATACCAGCATGGAAGAAGCCGTCGAACTATCTAAGAAAGTGGCCGCAAAAGTGGCCGAGAATTATCATCTTCCTGTCTTCCTGTATGAAAAGTCGGCAACTGCGCCGCACCGGGAAAATCTCGCTTCCGTCCGTAAAGGAGAATTTGAAGGAATGGCTGAAAAAATCAAACTACCCGAATGGCAACCTGATTTCGGACCTGCCGAACGTCACCCAACCGCAGGTACAGTCGCAATCGGAGCCCGCATGCCGCTCGTAGCCTACAATATCAATCTTAATACAGATAATCTGGAAATAGCTACCAAGATAGCAAAGAATATTCGTCATATCAACGGAGGACTCCGCTATGTGAAAGCAATGGGAGTGGAGCTAAAGGAGAGAAACATCACCCAGGTATCCATTAACATGACCGACTACACCCGTACTGCACTTTACCGCGCCTTCGAACTGGTGCGTATCGAAGCCCGCCGTTATGGTGTTACGATTGTTGGTAGTGAAATCATCGGTCTTGTACCGATGGAAGCCCTGATTGATACAGCTTCCTACTATCTTGGACTCGAAAACTTTTCCATGCAGCAAGTCTTGGAGGCCCGCATCATGGAATAG
- a CDS encoding urocanate hydratase: protein MRITLGNTLPPYPDFVEGIRRAPDRGYTLTPAQAIIALKNALRYIPNEWHEQLAPEFMEELRTRGRIYGYRFRPAGDLKAKPIDEYRGQCIEGKAFQVMIDNNLCFDIALYPYELVTYGETGQVCQNWMQYQLIKQYLEELTQEQTLVIESGHPLGLFRSRPDAPRVIITNSMMIGQFDNQYDWHIAAQMGVANYGQMTAGGWMYIGPQGIVHGTFNTLLNAGRLKLGIPQDQDLRGHLFVSSGLGGMSGAQPKAAEIAGAVSIIAEVDSSRIETRHRQGWVGHVTADIAEAYQMASEAMRRREPCSIAYHGNVVDLLEYAERERIPIELLSDQTSCHAVYEGGYCPAGLTFEERTRLLHESPEQFRHLVDVSLRRHFEVIEKLVARGTYFFDYGNSFMKAIYDAGVREISRNGIDEKDGFIWPSYVEDIMGPQLFDYGYGPFRWVCLSGKHEDLIKTDHAAMECIDVNRRGQDLDNYNWIRDAEKNQLVVGTQARILYQDAVGRMNIALRFNEMVRRGEVGPIMLGRDHHDVSGTDSPFRETSNIKDGSNVMADMAVQCFAGNCARGMSLVALHNGGGVGIGKAINGGFGMVCDGSERVDEILRSAMLWDVMGGVARRSWARNPHAMETSEAFNESHARDYQITMPYVADEELIKKIVPHIVGK from the coding sequence ATGAGAATAACTCTTGGCAACACACTACCTCCTTATCCGGATTTTGTAGAAGGTATCCGGAGAGCTCCCGACCGTGGTTATACACTTACCCCGGCGCAGGCAATCATAGCATTAAAAAATGCTTTGCGTTATATTCCTAACGAGTGGCACGAACAACTGGCTCCTGAATTTATGGAAGAGCTACGCACTCGCGGACGGATTTACGGATACCGTTTCCGTCCTGCCGGCGACTTGAAGGCAAAGCCGATTGACGAATACCGGGGACAATGCATTGAAGGCAAGGCTTTTCAAGTAATGATTGATAATAACCTTTGCTTCGATATAGCACTGTATCCTTACGAATTAGTTACTTACGGTGAAACCGGACAAGTCTGTCAAAACTGGATGCAATATCAGCTGATAAAACAATACCTCGAAGAACTTACCCAAGAACAGACGCTGGTTATTGAATCCGGACATCCATTAGGGCTTTTTCGCTCCCGTCCCGATGCTCCCCGCGTTATAATAACCAATTCAATGATGATCGGGCAATTCGACAATCAATATGATTGGCATATTGCTGCTCAGATGGGAGTTGCCAATTACGGGCAAATGACCGCAGGCGGTTGGATGTATATCGGCCCTCAAGGAATTGTACATGGAACTTTCAATACCCTCCTCAATGCCGGGCGATTGAAACTGGGTATTCCACAAGACCAGGATCTGCGGGGACATTTATTCGTATCTTCCGGTTTGGGAGGGATGAGCGGCGCACAACCTAAAGCGGCGGAGATAGCAGGAGCAGTCTCCATCATAGCCGAAGTAGATAGCTCGCGCATTGAAACACGCCACCGCCAAGGATGGGTGGGACACGTGACTGCGGATATAGCCGAAGCATACCAGATGGCATCTGAAGCAATGCGACGTCGTGAACCTTGCTCGATAGCCTATCATGGCAATGTCGTAGACCTGCTCGAATATGCCGAACGCGAAAGAATTCCTATTGAATTATTATCCGATCAAACCTCCTGCCATGCTGTTTACGAAGGCGGATATTGTCCTGCCGGATTAACCTTTGAAGAACGCACACGCCTTCTTCACGAATCACCGGAACAATTCCGTCACTTAGTCGATGTATCCCTGCGCCGTCATTTCGAAGTTATCGAGAAGCTCGTAGCCCGTGGAACTTATTTCTTTGATTATGGCAATTCCTTCATGAAAGCCATATACGATGCCGGAGTAAGAGAAATCTCCCGCAACGGTATTGATGAAAAAGACGGATTTATCTGGCCAAGCTATGTTGAAGACATTATGGGTCCTCAACTCTTTGATTATGGCTACGGCCCGTTCAGATGGGTTTGCTTGAGTGGCAAACATGAAGATCTGATAAAAACAGATCACGCGGCTATGGAATGTATCGACGTCAACCGGCGCGGGCAGGATCTTGACAACTACAACTGGATACGTGATGCCGAGAAGAATCAGCTCGTGGTGGGGACACAGGCACGTATTCTGTATCAGGATGCAGTCGGGAGAATGAACATAGCCCTCCGTTTCAATGAGATGGTCCGCCGGGGCGAAGTAGGTCCTATCATGCTGGGACGGGACCACCATGACGTAAGCGGAACGGATTCTCCTTTCCGGGAGACATCGAATATCAAAGACGGAAGCAATGTGATGGCAGATATGGCTGTGCAATGTTTTGCCGGAAATTGTGCCCGTGGAATGAGCCTGGTAGCCTTGCACAATGGCGGTGGAGTAGGTATTGGCAAAGCAATCAATGGCGGCTTCGGTATGGTATGTGACGGTAGCGAACGGGTAGATGAAATACTCCGTTCAGCAATGCTTTGGGATGTGATGGGCGGAGTAGCCCGTCGTTCATGGGCGCGTAATCCGCATGCGATGGAGACAAGTGAAGCATTTAATGAATCCCATGCAAGAGATTATCAGATAACAATGCCGTATGTAGCGGACGAAGAACTAATAAAGAAAATAGTCCCACATATTGTGGGAAAGTAG
- a CDS encoding DUF6563 family protein: MKKGCILCLLISVISLPLIAQNIIYSNLKELLTQHGDTTTVLRVEKRSKNQIVLTGGADYRITAGDDESMCRRLKKRCFAVRDEKGNLYLNCRKLRYKKLRFGAWYAPAVQLGKNIYFCAMPLGSVIGGNFVEEDDVKLGGNIGDALAASSLVTKRVCYELNGETGKVDFLGKDRMLQLLKNYPELRQAYLKDDSQEAKHTFKYLLELQNKQKE; the protein is encoded by the coding sequence ATGAAGAAAGGATGTATCTTATGTTTGCTGATAAGCGTGATTAGCCTTCCGTTAATTGCGCAGAATATTATTTATTCCAACCTGAAAGAGTTACTGACTCAACATGGTGATACCACTACTGTGTTGCGTGTAGAAAAACGTTCCAAAAATCAGATCGTATTAACAGGAGGGGCTGATTACCGGATCACGGCCGGTGATGACGAGTCGATGTGCCGGCGTTTGAAGAAGCGTTGTTTTGCAGTGCGTGACGAAAAAGGAAATTTATATTTGAACTGTCGTAAGTTGCGCTATAAGAAGTTGCGTTTTGGAGCATGGTATGCTCCTGCTGTTCAGTTAGGTAAAAACATTTATTTTTGTGCAATGCCTTTAGGCTCGGTTATCGGAGGTAACTTTGTGGAAGAAGATGATGTAAAACTGGGAGGGAATATAGGCGATGCTCTTGCCGCTTCAAGTCTGGTTACAAAACGTGTTTGCTATGAATTGAATGGTGAAACAGGAAAAGTCGACTTTTTGGGGAAAGACAGAATGCTGCAATTATTGAAGAATTATCCGGAACTGAGACAAGCATATTTGAAAGATGATAGTCAGGAGGCAAAGCATACTTTTAAATATCTGTTAGAGTTGCAGAATAAACAAAAGGAGTAA
- a CDS encoding MutS family DNA mismatch repair protein: MEKLEQVITTYQQIIQKTELELQKARKRIYYISLLRLILFVGAVANAIIFWSDGWLCLSAVAILPFILFIWLVKRHNFWFYRKDFLKKKIEINEQELRAMQYDFSDFDDGKEFINPSHLYTLDLDVFGEFSLFQYINRTATPIGKQHLANWFNVHLEKKEAIEHRQEAIRELSTDLEYRQQIRLLGLLYKGKPADTTEIKEWAASPSYYRKRTLLRILPIAVTVINFLCISLAIGGIISANIAGGVFVSFVLFSTIFSKGITKLQTIYGEKLQILSTYADQILLTEQKEMHSHILQELKTDLTSQNQTASQAVRQLSKLMNALDQRSNLLMSTILNGLIFWELRQVMRIEKWKEMHASDLPRWIETIGEIDAYCSLATFAYNHPDYIYPTITAQSFHLQAESLGHPLMDRNKCVRNGIDIEKRPFFIIITGANMAGKSTYLRTVGVNYLLACIGAPVWAKQMKIYPARLVTSLRTSDSLADNESYFFAELKRLKLIIDKLEAGEELFIILDEILKGTNSMDKQKGSFALIKQFMHMNANGIIATHDLLLGTLIESFPQNIRNYCFEADITNNELTFSYQMKNGVAQNMNACFLMKKMGIAVIND; encoded by the coding sequence ATGGAAAAACTAGAACAGGTCATTACCACATATCAGCAAATCATTCAGAAAACAGAGCTGGAGTTACAGAAGGCACGGAAACGTATCTATTATATAAGCCTTCTCCGACTTATCTTATTTGTAGGAGCCGTAGCAAATGCCATTATCTTTTGGTCTGACGGTTGGCTATGTCTCTCTGCAGTGGCTATCCTGCCCTTTATCTTATTCATTTGGTTAGTAAAACGCCATAATTTCTGGTTCTACCGGAAAGACTTTCTGAAAAAGAAAATAGAAATCAATGAGCAGGAACTACGTGCCATGCAATATGATTTTTCTGATTTTGATGATGGAAAAGAGTTCATAAATCCATCTCACCTCTATACTCTTGATTTAGACGTATTTGGCGAATTCTCTCTTTTCCAATACATTAACCGGACCGCAACTCCTATCGGCAAGCAGCATCTCGCAAACTGGTTCAATGTACATCTGGAAAAGAAGGAGGCTATTGAACACCGTCAGGAAGCGATCCGGGAACTCTCCACCGATTTGGAATATCGCCAACAAATCCGCTTACTTGGATTACTCTATAAAGGAAAGCCTGCCGATACCACCGAAATCAAAGAATGGGCAGCCAGTCCGAGTTATTATCGAAAACGCACACTCTTGCGCATCCTTCCAATAGCGGTAACAGTTATTAATTTCTTGTGCATAAGTCTAGCCATTGGGGGAATTATATCGGCTAACATTGCAGGAGGAGTATTTGTCAGCTTTGTATTATTCAGCACTATTTTCTCTAAAGGAATCACGAAACTGCAAACAATCTACGGAGAAAAGCTGCAGATTCTTTCGACATATGCTGACCAAATTCTGCTCACTGAACAAAAAGAAATGCACAGCCATATACTGCAAGAGTTAAAAACGGACCTTACGAGTCAAAATCAAACCGCTTCTCAAGCCGTCCGCCAGCTTTCTAAACTGATGAACGCACTCGACCAACGAAGCAATCTGCTAATGAGCACTATACTCAACGGACTGATATTTTGGGAGCTACGCCAGGTGATGCGAATCGAGAAGTGGAAAGAAATGCACGCATCCGACCTACCCCGCTGGATAGAAACAATCGGAGAAATAGATGCCTATTGCTCCCTGGCAACATTCGCATATAATCATCCGGATTATATCTACCCCACTATCACCGCTCAATCTTTCCACCTACAAGCTGAATCTCTGGGACATCCTTTAATGGATCGCAACAAATGTGTGCGCAACGGAATAGACATTGAGAAACGTCCTTTCTTTATTATAATCACAGGTGCCAATATGGCAGGCAAAAGTACTTATCTACGTACCGTAGGAGTAAACTATCTACTGGCATGTATTGGAGCCCCCGTTTGGGCAAAGCAAATGAAAATATATCCAGCACGCCTCGTTACCAGTCTCCGAACCAGTGATTCCCTAGCTGACAACGAATCTTATTTCTTTGCAGAACTTAAGCGGCTCAAATTAATCATAGACAAACTTGAAGCCGGAGAAGAACTTTTCATCATTCTTGATGAAATACTGAAAGGCACAAACTCCATGGATAAACAAAAAGGCTCTTTCGCCCTTATCAAACAATTCATGCACATGAATGCCAATGGTATCATCGCTACCCATGACTTGTTATTAGGAACCTTAATAGAGTCTTTCCCACAAAATATCCGGAATTACTGTTTCGAAGCTGACATTACAAACAATGAGCTCACCTTCTCATATCAAATGAAAAACGGAGTTGCTCAAAACATGAACGCTTGCTTCTTAATGAAAAAAATGGGAATCGCCGTCATTAACGACTAA